A stretch of the Bacillus sp. B-jedd genome encodes the following:
- a CDS encoding GntR family transcriptional regulator: MDYKSLDADHMIPLYQQLYNTIREKIATGEYKPGERIPSEDQLSEMYNISRVTVRSALKKLVEENILVKRHGKGTFVSMPEYVESIGVGGSFTASWQQTDVVPGTKIISRNYVNANKKIANQLKVEEGSRVIHIRRLRLVNDLPAILEEDYFLPEFAFLLELDLDNKSILEVIRKQTGLVAREFNDIFEVKSATKEQAEYLECKAGAPLLRVSQTIFTEKLDLLYYNEEYIRSDRYKYAIRSY; encoded by the coding sequence ATGGATTATAAATCACTAGATGCTGATCACATGATACCTCTATACCAGCAGCTTTATAATACAATTCGAGAAAAAATCGCAACTGGCGAATACAAACCCGGTGAACGTATACCATCCGAAGACCAATTGAGTGAAATGTACAATATAAGCAGGGTAACTGTTCGCAGTGCATTAAAGAAATTGGTTGAGGAAAATATCTTGGTAAAGCGGCATGGTAAAGGAACCTTTGTATCAATGCCAGAATATGTGGAAAGTATCGGTGTGGGTGGAAGTTTTACTGCATCTTGGCAGCAAACAGATGTAGTTCCAGGAACTAAAATTATCTCTCGGAATTATGTGAATGCCAATAAAAAAATTGCCAACCAATTGAAAGTAGAGGAAGGTTCCAGGGTCATACATATCAGGCGCCTGCGTTTGGTCAATGATCTTCCAGCAATTCTGGAAGAAGACTATTTTTTACCGGAATTTGCTTTTCTACTGGAATTGGATTTGGACAATAAGTCTATTTTAGAAGTGATCCGTAAGCAGACTGGTCTCGTGGCGAGGGAGTTTAACGATATTTTTGAAGTTAAATCCGCGACAAAGGAGCAAGCGGAATATCTTGAATGCAAGGCTGGAGCTCCTTTATTGAGAGTTAGCCAAACTATTTTTACTGAGAAGCTCGATCTTCTATATTATAACGAGGAATATATTAGAAGTGATCGTTATAAGTATGCAATCCGTTCGTACTGA
- a CDS encoding BtpA/SgcQ family protein, with translation MSVKGKFMDLFGGNKPIMGMLHLKGNDEGSMLDIAKKEIDLLLDNGVNAVIVENYFGSVEDVATVLDYLQREKVNIVYGVNVLDHDELAFEFANKYGAKFIQLDSVAGHLEPEKDAEFHDKITKWRNESSAFVMGGVRFKYQPYKSGRSLEEDLEIGMSRCDALVVTGDGTGMQTPIEKINEFRKMVKDFPLIIGAGMTPENCAEQLKVADGAIVGSYFKDTYTDKGNVDASHVQFFMRAVEGCR, from the coding sequence ATGAGTGTTAAAGGGAAGTTTATGGATTTATTCGGAGGCAATAAACCGATTATGGGAATGCTTCATCTTAAAGGCAATGATGAAGGCAGCATGTTGGACATCGCCAAGAAAGAAATCGACCTATTGCTTGATAACGGTGTAAATGCAGTGATTGTAGAGAATTATTTTGGCTCTGTAGAAGACGTCGCAACCGTTCTGGACTATCTTCAGCGTGAAAAGGTCAATATCGTTTATGGCGTTAATGTCCTCGATCATGATGAGCTCGCGTTTGAATTTGCGAATAAATATGGTGCTAAATTCATTCAGCTAGACTCGGTTGCTGGCCACCTCGAACCTGAAAAAGATGCGGAGTTCCATGATAAAATCACAAAATGGCGCAACGAATCATCAGCTTTCGTAATGGGGGGAGTAAGATTCAAATATCAGCCTTACAAATCCGGACGTTCCCTTGAGGAAGACTTGGAGATCGGAATGTCAAGGTGTGATGCCCTTGTTGTAACAGGTGATGGTACGGGAATGCAGACTCCAATCGAGAAAATTAATGAATTCAGGAAGATGGTAAAGGATTTCCCATTAATTATCGGCGCGGGTATGACCCCAGAAAATTGTGCTGAGCAATTGAAGGTTGCCGATGGTGCAATCGTAGGAAGTTACTTCAAGGATACCTATACAGACAAAGGTAATGTCGATGCTTCTCATGTGCAATTTTTTATGAGAGCTGTAGAGGGTTGCAGGTAA